A genome region from Indicator indicator isolate 239-I01 chromosome 24, UM_Iind_1.1, whole genome shotgun sequence includes the following:
- the PSMA7 gene encoding proteasome subunit alpha type-7 isoform X1, translating to MSYDRAITVFSPDGHLFQVEYAQEAVKKGSTAVGVRGKDIVVLGVEKKSVAKLQDERTVRKICALDDNVCMAFAGLTADARIVINRARVECQSHRLTVEDPVTVEYITRYIASLKQRYTQSNGRRPFGISALIVGFDFDGTPRLYQTDPSGTYHAWKANAIGRGAKSVREFLEKNYTDEAIETDDLTIKLVIKALLEVVQSGGKNIELAVMRREQPLKILNPEEIEKYVAEIEKEKEENEKKKQKKTS from the exons ATGAGCTACGACCGGGCTATCACCGTCTTCTCCCCAGACGGACACCTCTTCCAGGTGGAGTACGCTCAGGAGGCGGTGAAGAAGGGCTCCACCGCG GTTGGAGTAAGAGGGAAGGACATTGTTGTTCTTGGGGTGGAAAAGAAGTCTGTGGCAAAACTTCAGGATGAAAGAACTGTACGGAAGATCTGTGCTCTCGATGACAACGTCTGCATGGCGTTTGCAG GGCTGACAGCTGATGCCAGGATAGTTATAAATAGAGCTCGTGTGGAGTGTCAGAGCCATAGGCTTACTGTGGAGGATCCTGTCACTGTGGAGTACATCACACGCTACATTGCTAGTCTGAAACAG AGGTACACACAAAGCAATGGCCGCAGACCCTTTGGTATCTCTGCTCTTATTGTGGGATTTGACTTTGATGGAACCCCACGGCTGTACCAGACTGATCCCTCTGGCACATACCATGCTTGGAAG GCTAATGCCATTGGCAGAGGAGCCAAATCTGTGCGTGAATTCCTGGAGAAAAACTATACTGATGAAGCCATTGAAACAGATGATCTGACCATTAAACTGGTCATCAAAGCTCTGCTGGAG GTGGTGCAGTCTGGTGGGAAGAACATTGAGCTGGCAGTAATGAGGCGAGAACAGCCACTGAAG atCCTCAACCCTGAAGAAATCGAGAAGTATGTTGCCgaaattgaaaaagaaaaggaagaaaatgaaaagaagaaacagaagaaaacatcatGA
- the PSMA7 gene encoding proteasome subunit alpha type-7 isoform X3, protein MSYDRAITVFSPDGHLFQVEYAQEAVKKGSTAVKHTLVSGLTADARIVINRARVECQSHRLTVEDPVTVEYITRYIASLKQRYTQSNGRRPFGISALIVGFDFDGTPRLYQTDPSGTYHAWKANAIGRGAKSVREFLEKNYTDEAIETDDLTIKLVIKALLEVVQSGGKNIELAVMRREQPLKILNPEEIEKYVAEIEKEKEENEKKKQKKTS, encoded by the exons ATGAGCTACGACCGGGCTATCACCGTCTTCTCCCCAGACGGACACCTCTTCCAGGTGGAGTACGCTCAGGAGGCGGTGAAGAAGGGCTCCACCGCGGTGA AGCACACTCTTGTTTCAGGGCTGACAGCTGATGCCAGGATAGTTATAAATAGAGCTCGTGTGGAGTGTCAGAGCCATAGGCTTACTGTGGAGGATCCTGTCACTGTGGAGTACATCACACGCTACATTGCTAGTCTGAAACAG AGGTACACACAAAGCAATGGCCGCAGACCCTTTGGTATCTCTGCTCTTATTGTGGGATTTGACTTTGATGGAACCCCACGGCTGTACCAGACTGATCCCTCTGGCACATACCATGCTTGGAAG GCTAATGCCATTGGCAGAGGAGCCAAATCTGTGCGTGAATTCCTGGAGAAAAACTATACTGATGAAGCCATTGAAACAGATGATCTGACCATTAAACTGGTCATCAAAGCTCTGCTGGAG GTGGTGCAGTCTGGTGGGAAGAACATTGAGCTGGCAGTAATGAGGCGAGAACAGCCACTGAAG atCCTCAACCCTGAAGAAATCGAGAAGTATGTTGCCgaaattgaaaaagaaaaggaagaaaatgaaaagaagaaacagaagaaaacatcatGA
- the PSMA7 gene encoding proteasome subunit alpha type-7 isoform X4: MMQVPSGLGNVAVKVGVRGKDIVVLGVEKKSVAKLQDERTVRKICALDDNVCMAFAGLTADARIVINRARVECQSHRLTVEDPVTVEYITRYIASLKQRYTQSNGRRPFGISALIVGFDFDGTPRLYQTDPSGTYHAWKANAIGRGAKSVREFLEKNYTDEAIETDDLTIKLVIKALLEVVQSGGKNIELAVMRREQPLKILNPEEIEKYVAEIEKEKEENEKKKQKKTS, from the exons ATGATGCAGGTTCCCAGCGGACTGGGGAATGTGGCAGTAAAG GTTGGAGTAAGAGGGAAGGACATTGTTGTTCTTGGGGTGGAAAAGAAGTCTGTGGCAAAACTTCAGGATGAAAGAACTGTACGGAAGATCTGTGCTCTCGATGACAACGTCTGCATGGCGTTTGCAG GGCTGACAGCTGATGCCAGGATAGTTATAAATAGAGCTCGTGTGGAGTGTCAGAGCCATAGGCTTACTGTGGAGGATCCTGTCACTGTGGAGTACATCACACGCTACATTGCTAGTCTGAAACAG AGGTACACACAAAGCAATGGCCGCAGACCCTTTGGTATCTCTGCTCTTATTGTGGGATTTGACTTTGATGGAACCCCACGGCTGTACCAGACTGATCCCTCTGGCACATACCATGCTTGGAAG GCTAATGCCATTGGCAGAGGAGCCAAATCTGTGCGTGAATTCCTGGAGAAAAACTATACTGATGAAGCCATTGAAACAGATGATCTGACCATTAAACTGGTCATCAAAGCTCTGCTGGAG GTGGTGCAGTCTGGTGGGAAGAACATTGAGCTGGCAGTAATGAGGCGAGAACAGCCACTGAAG atCCTCAACCCTGAAGAAATCGAGAAGTATGTTGCCgaaattgaaaaagaaaaggaagaaaatgaaaagaagaaacagaagaaaacatcatGA
- the PSMA7 gene encoding proteasome subunit alpha type-7 isoform X2 has protein sequence MSYDRAITVFSPDGHLFQVEYAQEAVKKGSTAVGVRGKDIVVLGVEKKSVAKLQDERTVRKICALDDNVCMAFAEHTLVSGLTADARIVINRARVECQSHRLTVEDPVTVEYITRYIASLKQRYTQSNGRRPFGISALIVGFDFDGTPRLYQTDPSGTYHAWKANAIGRGAKSVREFLEKNYTDEAIETDDLTIKLVIKALLEVVQSGGKNIELAVMRREQPLKILNPEEIEKYVAEIEKEKEENEKKKQKKTS, from the exons ATGAGCTACGACCGGGCTATCACCGTCTTCTCCCCAGACGGACACCTCTTCCAGGTGGAGTACGCTCAGGAGGCGGTGAAGAAGGGCTCCACCGCG GTTGGAGTAAGAGGGAAGGACATTGTTGTTCTTGGGGTGGAAAAGAAGTCTGTGGCAAAACTTCAGGATGAAAGAACTGTACGGAAGATCTGTGCTCTCGATGACAACGTCTGCATGGCGTTTGCAG AGCACACTCTTGTTTCAGGGCTGACAGCTGATGCCAGGATAGTTATAAATAGAGCTCGTGTGGAGTGTCAGAGCCATAGGCTTACTGTGGAGGATCCTGTCACTGTGGAGTACATCACACGCTACATTGCTAGTCTGAAACAG AGGTACACACAAAGCAATGGCCGCAGACCCTTTGGTATCTCTGCTCTTATTGTGGGATTTGACTTTGATGGAACCCCACGGCTGTACCAGACTGATCCCTCTGGCACATACCATGCTTGGAAG GCTAATGCCATTGGCAGAGGAGCCAAATCTGTGCGTGAATTCCTGGAGAAAAACTATACTGATGAAGCCATTGAAACAGATGATCTGACCATTAAACTGGTCATCAAAGCTCTGCTGGAG GTGGTGCAGTCTGGTGGGAAGAACATTGAGCTGGCAGTAATGAGGCGAGAACAGCCACTGAAG atCCTCAACCCTGAAGAAATCGAGAAGTATGTTGCCgaaattgaaaaagaaaaggaagaaaatgaaaagaagaaacagaagaaaacatcatGA
- the SS18L1 gene encoding calcium-responsive transactivator, with protein MSVAFASARPRGKGEVTQQTIQKMLDENHHLIQCIMDYQSKGKTAECTQYQQILHRNLVYLATIADSNQNMQSLLPAPPTQNINLGPGGMTQSASNQSLHSQSNLSDAIGTGLPPSSLMQSQISNGPNHVSMQQSGQNTMPTTSLSMTVSSHGTGPGYSHTVPASQNVPMQGQGSIGNYVSRTNINMQSNPVSMMHQQAATSHYNSAQGGSQHYQGQSSIAMMSQSNQGNSMMGQRPMGPYRASQQGSSQQYMGQEEYYSEQYSHGQGSSEPMNQQYYPDGHGDYAYQQSSYTEQSYDRSFDDSTQHYYEGGNSQYSQQQAGYQQGAAQQQTYSQQQYPNQQSYPGQQQGYGPAQGASSQYSSYQQGQGQQYGSYRASQTGPSAQQQRPYGYEQGQYGNYQQ; from the exons ATGTCGGTTGCCTTTGCTTCTGCTCGCCCAAGAGGCAAAGGGGAGGTCACCCAGCAAACTATCCAGAAG ATGCTAGATGAAAATCACCACCTAATACAATGTATTATGGATTATCAGAGCAAGGGGAAAACTGCAGAATGTACTCA ATACCAACAAATCTTGCACAGAAACCTGGTTTACTTGGCAACAATAGCAGATTCTAACCAGAATATGCAGTCCTTGCTTCCTGCT CCACCAACGCAAAACATAAACTTGGGCCCAGGAGGAATGACTCAGAGTGCATCCAACCAATCTCTCCATTCACAGAGCAATCTCAGCGATGCGATTGGGACGGGcctgcctccttcctccctcatgCAGAGTCAGATTAGCAATG gTCCTAATCATGTGTCTATGCAGCAGTCAGGCCAGAACACTAtgcccacaacctctctgagtaTGACTGTCAGCAGTCATGGAACTGGGCCTGGTTATAGCCATACAGTGCCTGCATCTCAGAACGTGCCAATGCAAGGCCAGGGGTCAATAGGCAATTATGTCTCTCGAACAAACATCAACATGCAGTCTAATCCAG TCTCCATGATGCACCAGCAAGCAGCAACGTCACATTACAACTCGGCGCAAGGTGGCAGCCAGCACTACCAGGGGCAGTCCTCCATTGCCATGATGAGTCAGAGCAACCAAGGCAACAGCATGATGGGGCAGCGACCAATGGGCCCTTACAGAGCTTCACAGCAAG GTTCCTCCCAGCAGTACATGGGTCAGGAAGAATATTACAGTGAACAGTACAGCCATGGGCAAGGCTCCTCAGAACCCATGAATCAGCAATACTACCCAGATG GACATGGTGATTATGCCTATCAGCAGTCATCCTATACTGAGCAGAGCTATGACAGGTCATTTGATGACTCTACACAACACTATTATGAAGGAG GAAATTCCCAgtacagccagcagcaggcaggataCCAACAGGGAGCTGCACAACAGCAAACATATTCCCAGCAGCAATACCCAAATCAACAAAGTTACCCAGGACAACAGCAAGGATATG GTCCTGCACAAGGAGCCTCTTCACAGTATTCCAGCTACCAACAGGGTCAGGGGCAGCAATATGGAAGTTACAGAGCTTCTCAGACGGGCCCATCCGCTCAGCAACAGAGGCCTTATGGCTACGAGCAG GGACAATATGGAAATTACCAGCAATAA